One Alnus glutinosa chromosome 3, dhAlnGlut1.1, whole genome shotgun sequence genomic region harbors:
- the LOC133864688 gene encoding exocyst complex component EXO70H1-like translates to MMLSETPKNNKHMPRRLMPSLFFSSSKTLSSSYSFPSSHDSSPSTPRQKFSETMMEENIEIAETIISKWDPSSSSNTKVTSLFDHNRKEANDFLKSVRGLRRAMHFLISENSMSEKLILAQNLMQIAMKRLEKEFYQILSKNRDHLHPESLSGRTSGGSSNSDCEDDVRSEELKIADEAITEVERASAHAMTDLQSIANCMISSGYGKECVKIYKIIRKSIADEGLYRLGIEKFRSSQIHKMNREDLEHMIKKWITATRIAVRRLYSGERVLCDHVFSASKTIRESCFSEITEGAANLFRFPELIAKSKHSLDKIFLLMDLYEAISELWPEIELIFDFQSTSAIRLQALSSLKLGDSIRTILSEFESTIQKDSSRTLVLGGGIHPLTQSAMNYISSLADYNAALSSIIVSNPSPATSLLPESYFESPTANDGPTAAVSVYLAWLTLVLLCKLDSKAELYKDVSLSYLFLANNLHFIVETVRTTNLKHLLGNRWVLKHAKKAKQYASSYESMAWTKVFSSLPAQTSPAITPETAKECFTRFNTAFEEAYRKQTSWVVQDGKLRDELKVSIAKKLVPVYREFYDTHLVMLSGEKNLEFLLRFSPDDLGNYLSDLFMGTSTSGSSTSTSSSSLSQLGGCLPR, encoded by the coding sequence ATGATGCTATCTGAAACTCCAAAGAATAACAAACACATGCCAAGAAGATTAATGCCAagtctcttcttctcttcctcaaAAACCCTTTCTTCTTCGTATTCATTTCCAAGCTCTCATGATTCTAGTCCTTCCACCCCTCGCCAAAAATTCTCCGAGACCATGATGGAAGAAAACATTGAAATTGCTGAAACAATCATCTCCAAATGGGATCCAAGCTCTTCCTCAAACACCAAAGTCACCTCTCTGTTCGACCATAACAGAAAAGAAGCCAATGACTTTCTCAAGTCTGTCAGGGGCTTGCGGCGAGCAATGCATTTCTTAATCAGCGAAAATTCTATGTCCGAAAAGCTCATACTTGCTCAGAACCTAATGCAAATAGCCATGAAAAGGCTTGAAAAAGAGTTTTATCAGATACTGTCCAAAAACCGTGACCATCTTCATCCAGAATCACTGTCTGGCCGAACCTCAGGTGGGTCGAGCAATTCTGATTGTGAAGATGATGTTCGATCAGAAGAGTTGAAAATTGCTGATGAAGCAATCACTGAGGTGGAGAGAGCCTCGGCCCATGCCATGACGGATTTGCAATCAATAGCCAACTGTATGATTAGCTCGGGTTATGGCAAAGAGTGTGTGAAGATATACAAGATTATCAGAAAATCTATAGCAGATGAGGGATTGTATCGCCTCGGGATCGAAAAGTTCAGATCTTCTCAAATTCATAAAATGAATAGGGAAGACCTCGAGCACATGATTAAGAAATGGATCACTGCAACCAGGATTGCTGTGAGAAGGCTGTATAGTGGAGAAAGAGTTCTCTGTGATCATGTGTTTTCAGCATCTAAGACGATCAGAGAGTCGTGCTTTTCAGAAATAACAGAAGGAGCAGCCAATCTATTCAGATTCCCTGAGCTCATTGCAAAGAGCAAGCATTCACTGGACAAAATTTTCCTCCTAATGGACCTTTATGAAGCAATCTCCGAGCTGTGGCCAGAGATTGAATTGATATTTGACTTTCAATCAACCTCAGCTATTAGGTTGCAAGCTCTTTCGTCACTAAAACTTGGCGACTCCATCCGCACCATCCTATCTGAATTTGAATCAACAATTCAAAAGGACTCTTCAAGAACTCTGGTGCTTGGGGGAGGCATTCACCCGCTGACCCAATCGGCAATGAATTACATATCTTCACTTGCAGATTATAATGCTGCTCTCTCCAGCATCATTGTCAGTAACCCATCACCGGCAACTTCACTGCTACCAGAATCCTACTTTGAAAGTCCAACCGCCAACGATGGTCCAACGGCGGCAGTATCGGTCTACCTAGCTTGGCTAACATTAGTTCTTTTGTGCAAGCTTGATAGCAAAGCAGAGCTGTACAAAGATGTATCTTTATCATACCTCTTCCTTGCCAATAATCTCCACTTCATTGTTGAGACGGTACGCACAACCAACCTCAAGCACCTCCTAGGCAATCGCTGGGTGTTGAAGCACGCCAAGAAAGCTAAACAATATGCTTCAAGTTATGAATCAATGGCTTGGACCAAGGTCTTCTCGTCTTTACCAGCGCAAACTTCCCCAGCGATAACCCCTGAAACGGCAAAGGAATGCTTCACGAGGTTCAATACAGCTTTTGAAGAAGCATACAGGAAACAGACATCATGGGTTGTACAAGATGGGAAATTAAGAGATGAATTGAAGGTGTCAATAGCGAAGAAACTGGTTCCAGTGTATCGAGAATTTTATGACACGCATTTGGTGATGCTAAGTGGTGAGAAGAATTTGGAGTTCTTGCTAAGGTTTTCACCTGATGATTTGGGGAATTACTTGTCAGATTTGTTTATGGGGACTTCCACCTCGGGTAGTTCTACTTctacatcatcttcttcattgtcgCAGTTAGGGGGATGTCTGCCTCGCTAA